A single Salmo salar chromosome ssa19, Ssal_v3.1, whole genome shotgun sequence DNA region contains:
- the msrb2 gene encoding methionine-R-sulfoxide reductase B2, mitochondrial, with product MSRSIVRLSLVISQRVAAKSVLLPKTRVSAFIRPVSTSSGSGSLTRYDETTDWQKKLTPEQYVVTREKGTEMPFSGLYLNHSEVGMYHCVCCDTPLFSSEAKYDSGTGWPAFKEAHGTWERDESHASIIRRPDNTMGSAETEVLCKHCDAHLGHVFEDGPDPTGQRFCINSQSLNFRPRDLTPED from the exons ATGTCTCGTTCTATCGTCCGACTTTCGCTCGTCATCTCTCAGAGAGTGGCTGCCAAGTCCGTCTTATTGCCCAAGACCAGGGTTTCTGCTTTCATCCGTCCTGTCTCCACTAGTTCAG GCTCGGGATCTCTGACTCGTTATGATGAGACGACAGACTGGCAGAAAAAACTTACCCCTGAACAGTATGTGGTCACGAGGGAAAAGGGGACAGAGATG CCCTTCAGCGGTCTCTATCTGAACCATAGTGAGGTGGGAATGTACCACTGTGTGTGCTGCGATACTCCCCTCTTCAG ttCAGAGGCAAAATATGACTCTGGGACAGGCTGGCCAGCGTTCAAAGAAGCTCATGGGACGTGGGAGCGCGATGAGAGCCATGCATCCATCATCCGTCGCCCTGACAACACCATGGGTAGTGCCGAGACAGAGGTCCTCTGTAAACAT tgTGATGCCCATCTGGGTCATGTGTTTGAAGATGGACCAGACCCCACAGGACAGAGGTTCTGCATCAACAGCCAGTCTCTTAACTTCAGACCGAGAGATCTCACACCCGAAGACTAG